The Candidatus Angelobacter sp. sequence CGATGATGTCCCACGACGGACCGGTGACGTTGTGCGCACGTTGCAATCGGTAAGTAAGGCCAGGGATCTTCATCTGCTACCCGCCTTCCTCCCGCGTCCACCCTGCCTGAGGGCGGGTGGATTCCTTGCCACCGCGTACGCGGGACGTGCCACTTGCCAAACTACTGCTCCATCGGCGCGTTCTCGGAATCAATTCTCGGAGCTTAACCTTTGGGACACCTCGGTTTATTCAGTCACCCTTCAATACGCTTGTATAATAAAAATTTACTTCACCCTTTCTACTGTAACCAATCCGCCAGAATCGCTTGCCCACTTCTGTTTGATAATGCATCAGGATGAAAATTTTCCCTTTTTACCGGACTTCAAACGTTGGTTCAGCCTCACTGGGGATAGTCGTCATTTTGTGTTGCGCATACTTCCTTGCCTTTCGATCTAATTCAGCCAGCGCAACGGGTTTTCCTTTGATCTCAACAGTAACTTTCGAAAGCCAATCAGCCTCCGAAGCCAAGCATAAGTTAATTGCTGAAACAACAATGATACACCAGAGCCAACTAAGAATAGATTTGATGGTCTTTTTCATACAACCCCTCGAAGGCAAAACGTCATTTGGAATGCTTCTCGCATTCATCAAGTGCTTTTATGGCACGCTCGATCGCTTTGGCCCAAGCGTCTAATTCTGCTGTGTAAGCGTCAATAGCATCCATCCCATGTCTGCCGCTTTGTGGATCGAGGATGGCGCTGAACGCGGGCGCATTACTTCGCCACGCTTTCCTGCGGCAACGGCACCTGTCCTGGCCGGCTCAGATAATAAAGCAGGTCGCGCACTTCCTGATCTTGCAGCGGGGCCAGCAGACCCTCCGGCATCATCGACAGTTCACTCTGTTGTACAGATTGAATTTCATCGCGCGGAAGCACGAGTGTTTCATTTTGTGTTGCGATCGTCATGGATTTTCCGTCCTGTTGTTTCACGATGCCGGTGATGCTGCGTCCGTCCTTCATTTCAATCGTCGAGGCGCGGTATTCGTTCGGGATCACCGCGTTCGGGTCGATGATGTTTTGCAGAATGTAATCGAGGTCGCCGCGGTTCGATCCCGTCAGGTCGGGTCCGACCTTGCCGCCCGTGTCGAAGAGTGTGTGGCATTGCTGGCAGGTGCGCGCGAACATCGCGCGTCCGCGCGAGGCGTCCCCCTGCTGCGAGCCGCCAGCCCAATAAATCCGTTTGTAGCGCTCGATCTCCTTCTTCTTGTCTGCGCTGCTCTCCCGCACGGTGCCATAGACGTTCTCCAACTGGCGGTCTATACCGGCGTTCTTGAGATTATGCAGTTGCCGGATGATTTCCGCGGTGAGCGCGTTGCGCGGGATCTTGCCGTCGCCCAGCGCTTCGAGCATCGGCTTCGCGAAAGCGGCGCGCGACGAAAGTGTGTTGAGCGCATCGCGCTGCTCCCCGTTGTCGAAAGAATTGAACTGTTCGAGGATCGCCCCGGGGGTGTTTGGATCATTGTAAGCGGCAAGTCCGCGGATGGCAGCGCCGCGCAGATCACCGTTTTTCAGCAGGCCGAACAGCAGTTCCGGCAGCCCTGCGTCCTTCGCGCCAAGCAACGAATCAAGCGCCGTCTGGCGCGCGGCCAGGTCAGCCGACGGATCCGCCAGGGTCTTACGCAGAGCGGCGAGAGCTTTCACGCTGCCGAATGTGAGCGAGAGAGATTGCGCCAGCGCACGCACGTCCGCGTTGGCGCTTCGATCGAGCTTTGTTTCCAGTCGCTCCCAGCCTTTCGGCATCGGCACGTGGCGCTGGCCCTTGAACGCAGCACTCAGCCCACGCAGGATGTCGAGCTGGGCGCGGGTGTCGCCCGTTTCGCCCAGAACTTTGACCAGCGAGGGCAGCGGATCGGGCGTGTTTTGCGGGCGGGCAACAGTCCCATCGAAGAGCAACAACAGGCAGATCAGAAGTGAAAGAATTCGATGGTGACTCATAGTTTTAACGGTGACACACGAAGTTTTCACCGAAACGCCGCCGGCGTGGCAAGACTTTGTTCCTGGGAAATCTGGCCCGACATCCGCAAGCGCGAGCTGACCGGGCGGGATGCGCCGCGCCGACGCGGACTGTTCGGGACGGACCACATTGCATCGAAGATTGAGAATCGCGTATTCGCATCCCGATCGCGATCCGGTGTCACCCCTGCCGAACCTCAATCGGGTGCGGCAATCCAGTGGCGAGCGGTTCAAGCGCGGCCAGAATTCCGATGCCTGTCTGCACCGTTCACCGATCAGCGCGATACGTACCGGATCCTCCTGTGTCCGAAACAACGCGCAACCTGGCATGGTGTAGAATCATTTCAAGGTGTGCCCGCTGGAGTTGTTCGCGGCGTTCCGCCAGCGACAAGACCCGCCTTCACATGTTCCACGACGGACGGAGATAACGAGCTGCCTTCGGCGCGTTATCCTTCGCCCGACTTTTTGCCGGAGCGCGCCTCGATTCCGGCCGCGCGGCCAAGCTCGCGATGAATCCTCGCCACGCGCTCGATCTGGCCCTTGGCCGGAAACCGCTCGTAAAACCCTTCGTTCCGGAATTCGCGGATTTGCTCCGTCCAGGGTGACAACCGCCCGCGCCAGCGTTCCACGCGACCCTCAGCCGGTTCGGCATCCTGTGTGGCCAGGTCTGCGCAAACGCGGATCATGGCCTTGAGCGTGACGGGCTTCGTGACCATGAAACCGTCGTTCCCCCACGCGTCACCCCACACCTGCGAGGACGCCTTGAGAAAATCGCGCACTTTGCGGTAGTAGCGTTCCGCAGCCGGTTTGTCCGTCCCTTCCTTCTCAATTTTCGCCCACCTATGGCGCACCCAGCGATGAACCTCGTTGAACAGCTCGGCCTGCAAAATCCATTTCTCCTGTTTGCTGCGCCCGCCGAGGCGGTTGATGCGGTAACGCAACGGGCTGTCGCCCTCGCTGTAGAGCATTTCCACGATCCGCGCGGCGAATCGCCGGTCCGGCTCCGCCCAGGACACGCGTTCATACAAATCCACGAGATGGCTCTTGTTGATGCGCGTCGGCGTCGAGTTGATGATGACAAACATCTCGGTGGCAAAATCGTCGCTTCGCCCGTCAAAAATCACGCACGGCACATAAATGTTTCTCGCCTCGTCGGGATGGGTGCGTTCGTAGAACTGCAGCGCCGCCAGTCGGTGCTGGCCGTCGATGATCAGGAATTTCTCCTCCGGCTCCTGAAGATGACCGACGGCGTCGCCTTCGTTCAATGCCTGAAAGCGCAGGCGCTGCGGCGTGAACAACAGCACGGTTCCCGGAATGGGCGGCTGCGTGACGGCCGTTTCATAAAAATTTCGGATGGCCCGTACCTTGGAGCGCGACAACCCGCGTTGAAAGGCCCTGTCGCTCCGCTCAATGCGGGCGATGAACTGGCCGACATCGTCATCCGCCTCGACTTCTTCCGGCTTTATGGTTTCGCCTTCGTCGTAAAACCGGCTGATGAACCGCACTTTCGTCAACAGGTCCTCCGACGGATACGAAACGAAGTAAAACACCGCATCTTTCTGGCGAATCTGAGTGGCTATCATAACAGCGCCTTTCGTTCATTCGATTCACTGCTCAATGGACATCAACCACCGCAAAATGCACGAAATTTTGCAGCCGATTTTGGCAGGCTTGTCCCCGCCGCGGAAGTCGGGCCGCTCGCCCGGCTCTTCTGCGCAGAAGCCAAAAAATGTCGAGGAATCGGCAACCGCTGGAGCGCCTCCGGCCGCACTCGCGTGTTTACTGGGCACGTTGGAACGAGAAAGCATGCTCATGACGGCGGCGTGACGACCGTGCTTCTTGGGTCACAACGAAAGATTCTATGATAGCAACACGAGATCGGACGGCGTGGTTGGCGGGAGGCAACGCCCGCTGCGCAGTGCCGGCGCGACGACAATCCCGACCCAAACACCTGGTGCTCCTCGGCGCGCCCGGCGTCGGCAAGGGAACCCAGGCGGAACTGCTCTGCGAACGACTTGGGGCCTGTCATCTTTCTACCGGAGACGTTTTCCGCGCGGCCAGATGTGGAGGTTCTCGCGAGCCCGGACCGGCGATGATGGCAGCGCTGGAATACATGCGCCGTGGAGACCTGGTGCCGGACGAAATTGTTCTGAACATGGTGCGGGATCGGACACGTTGTCTGCGGTGCCAGGGTGGATTCCTTCTGGACGGATTTCCGCGCACCGTCACGCAGGCGGAATCACTGGCGCGCATCCTCGGCGCTCAAAACGTGGCACTCGAAGCCGTCCTGAGTTATGAGCTTCCACTTGAAGAAGTCGTGTCGCGGTTGAGCGGGCGCCGCGCCTGCCCCGACTGCAAAGCCAGTTTTCATGTTGTTGCGCTGCCCCCACGCGTCGTGGGCGTGTGCGACCATTGCGGCGGCAAATTGTATCAGCGCGAAGACGACCAACCCGACGCGATTCGGGTCCGGCTTCAGGTTTACGAAAAGAGCACGGCGCCACTGACGGATTTCTACCGGCGCGAAGGTTTGTTGGTCGTTATTTCCGCCGCGGACTCGCCGGAGGAAACTTTCCGGCGAACCCTGGTGGCGCTCAATGGGAAAGCGCAGGCGACGTAAGACTGCGAGGACAGATACTCAATTGCTCGCGACCGTCTTCAGGCTGGTGGTGGCCAGGCGCCGGGCGATGAACTCCCGCACGATGGGAATTTTGCACTTTTTGAGCAGCGCAATGGCTTTAACCGAATCCGTGCCAACCGCCGGCTCAGCAGCATACCAATACATCAACGGCAGGTTGTGATCGGTCGCGTCTTCGGCGTGCTGCACCAGCTCGTTGAGGACGTCCCAACGCTGCTCAACAGGGATACGCTGCAACGCAGAAGCGAGATAAAGGCGGACGACGGGGGATTTGTTCGCGTGCGCTAGTCGAACCAGCTCTTTCAACAAGTGCTTTCGAAATCCTGGATCTATCATCACTTGCCTCAATCCTTGGCTGAGTAATTCCTCGTTCGTCTCCGACAACACTTGGATTGTCCATCCGCGGAGCCATTCATTCGCGTCACCTAGCAGATCGAAACCCAATTGTCCGACACTCGTGGTAACATGCAGTGCCCACAGCGCACGCAAACGCGCCTCGGTGCTCGAACCGTTCCGAGCCAGTTGAACAAGCGTATCGCGGACGGGGGCAAATCTCGCCTGAGCAATCTCCTCCGTTTTGGAAGCAGATAGCTTCGAGTCGCGGAAAGGCGGAAATGCATCCCTGTCGAACCGTTCCTGCAACACCCTTCTCGCGTGCCGGCTCATCCACTCGTTGTTGGACGGCACGAGCTTTACCAGTTCGGTGTCGCTCAACTTCTCCAGATTCACCGGCGTCCATTTAGTGTCGCCATACACGATTTTGAAGATGCGGCCATTGCTCCGGTCGTGGCCTTCGGGATTGGTGTGGTGGCACTGGTTCTTGTCATACCAATCAATCATATAAACCGAGCCGTTCTGGTCGTATTGCAGGTTGAGCACCTGCGACCATTGATCGTTGAAATCGATGAAATTCGGCGCGTGATGGCCGACGAAGCCGGAACCCTGCCGCTCGGGCACGTCCATGTTGATGCACGCGCCGTGGATATTGTTCATAAAAAGCTTCCCGCGATATTGTTCCGGCCAGCTATCGCCGAGATAAACCATCATGCCCGCGTGCGCGTGTCCGCCGCCCGCCGCCGCCGAACGCCCGTTTCCAGCGTGCGGACCCTTGGTGCCCGCGTAATGGAGGTGGTCGGCGATGGTCTTGATGTCGTCGTAAATGAACGGGTTGACGAACCATTGATTCGCGTCGGAGTGGTAGCCCGCGTGCGCCAGCGTTTCCTCGCGGTTGATGTTGAAGTGCTGGCCGCCCTGGCGCTCGAAACGGCCACCTTGAATCATGTGCCAGAGGTGCGGGATCACGCATGCCTCGATGAAGCACTGGCCGTATTCGTCGAAGTCCACGCCCCACGGATTGCTGGTACCCTCGGCGAAGACTTCGAAGACGCGCTTGGTGGGGTGATAACGCCAGACGCCGGCGTCCATGCGCTGGCGTTCCTTCTGCGGAGTGCCGGGTTTGCTGACAAACGAAGGGCAGAAAACGCCGTGGCAACCGTAGAGCCAGCCGTCCGGTCCCCACGTAAACGTGTTCAACGTCTCGTGCGTGTCGGCGTTGTAGTTCCAACCATCGAGGAGGATTTGCGGATCGCCCGCGGGCTTCGGCGCGTCGCCGTCTTGAATCGGAACGAACATCAGATACGGTGCGGCGCCGATCCAGACACCGCCAAAACCGAATTCGAGTCCGCTCACCAGATTCAAGTGTTCGAGGAACACGGTGCGCCGGTCAAACTTCCCGTCACCGTTCGTGTCCTCGAGCACCAGGATGCGGTCGTCGCCGCCGAAAATGTCCTTGAGCTGTTCGGGGGTCGGTTTGCTGTGATCCGCGCCTTCGGAGTGGTTGTCCTGCGGTTTGCCGTGCCGGATCGGATAAGTAAACCCTTCGGCGACCCAGAGCCGGCCGCGATGGTCCATAGCGAAGGCGATTGGCTGTTGCACGTCCGGTTCGCCGGCAAAGAGCGTCGCCTTGAAACCGGGCGGCAGGGTCATGATTTCCGCGGCCTTTTCCGGAGACACTCCGGCAAACTTGAAAATATCGGCCGGCGGCGCTTCGCTGGCGATTTTCAACGGGTCGAATTCGTTGTCGAACTTCGGACGCTGGGCGTAAAACTCGAAATCATCGAAGTTGACGTGTCCCCAGGGTCCGCTCAGGTCGTCAACCACGCGGATGAAGATTTCCCTACCGAGTTGCTTTTGCAAGTCAACGACGACAGGCCGCAGCGTCTCGCTTTCAGCGCCGGAAGTCTTGAAGATTATTTCCTGGTTGTCGGCGCGCACGAGCTCAACACGCGTTCCCGGCGAGGCGCCACCCGCGACAAGAAAGCCCGCCCACGGATGGGTGACTTTGAATTGCGCCGAAGTGAGTGTGCCTTTGGGATCGTCGCCGAGTTTTTCGAAACCACCGATCCAGTAATTACCCTGGTGGGCGCTTTTCATGTCGCCGCGGCGCGGGGAGACCGTGTCCCCCTTGATCGGCTGGCCTTCAAACGCCCTGCCCCAGGCCTTCCAGTCGCGCAGGTCGCCGGTCTCGAAGTCGAGGTTGAGCAGTTTGCCATCTACGCCGACGGGTTTGATGCCTGGTGGAGCCGCGTATGATGCGATGGGGACGATGAACGCTGCAAAACAAACCGTGACGAGCGCAAAGCGAATCCTAGTCATGAAAAACTTGTCGCAATTCCTCTTCATGGGGTCAAGGCGGATAACTTCGCCGCCCGCGCCCGGGCCGGTCTTCGCAAGGGGCCAGACGATGTTGCCAGCACCGGGTTCAGGCGTGGACTTTTAGTCTGTTCACGGGTTATATGCCCGGAAACGGCAGGACAGGATAAAGCGACAGACACAATGAAACCACTTTCGCGAAGGAAAATCTTGAGCGCGGGGGGTATGCTTGCGGCAACCGCGGTTGTCGGACTTCCCGCGGGTGCTTTGACGGGAGAATCACAAGAGAGATCAACCTCCAGACTAAAGGTGGTGGTCACCGGTGGCCATCCGGGCGATCCGGAATACGGCTGCGGCGGCACGATTTCACGCCTCACCGAACTGGGTCACGAGGCGGTTCTCCTGTATTTGAACCAGGGCGAGCCGGTTGAATCGGCGGCCCGCATGACGGGTTATCGCATGGAGGAGGCGAAGAAGGCGTGTGAGATTCTGAAGGCGCGCCCCGCGTACGTTGGGCAGATCGACGGCAACGCAGTCGTCGATCGTTCACACTACAACCAGTTCCTGGAAATCCTGGAAAAAGAGAATCCCAACGCGGTTTTTACCCATTGGCCGATCGACAATCACGCGGATCACCGGGCCATGTCCATGCTGGTGTATGACGCGTGGCTCCACATGCAAAAGAAGTTTTCCCTGTTCTATTACGAGGTCTCGAACGGGGAGGACACCCAGCAGTTCGCGCCGAGCGACTACGTGGACATTTCCGCGACCGAGTCGAAGAAGCGCCTCGCCTGCTACGCGCACGCCTCACAGGCTCCAGACAGGTTTTACGCACTGCAGGACGCCGTCGCGCGTTGGCGGGGTGTGGAGAGCGGCCACGCCCGCGCCGAAGCATTCATCCGGCACGTTCAAAGTCCGCGCTTCGCGCTGCCCGCCTAGGCGGGCAGGAATCAATATTGCCCATGCCATTCAACGGCTTTTCCACTGCTTTTGTCTGGCGAATCGTCAAAGTTCTGGTAATGCAGACTTGAATCCGAAGGTGCCGTGTTCGAAACGGCGCCGTAT is a genomic window containing:
- a CDS encoding DGQHR domain-containing protein, producing MIATQIRQKDAVFYFVSYPSEDLLTKVRFISRFYDEGETIKPEEVEADDDVGQFIARIERSDRAFQRGLSRSKVRAIRNFYETAVTQPPIPGTVLLFTPQRLRFQALNEGDAVGHLQEPEEKFLIIDGQHRLAALQFYERTHPDEARNIYVPCVIFDGRSDDFATEMFVIINSTPTRINKSHLVDLYERVSWAEPDRRFAARIVEMLYSEGDSPLRYRINRLGGRSKQEKWILQAELFNEVHRWVRHRWAKIEKEGTDKPAAERYYRKVRDFLKASSQVWGDAWGNDGFMVTKPVTLKAMIRVCADLATQDAEPAEGRVERWRGRLSPWTEQIREFRNEGFYERFPAKGQIERVARIHRELGRAAGIEARSGKKSGEG
- a CDS encoding PVC-type heme-binding CxxCH protein → MTRIRFALVTVCFAAFIVPIASYAAPPGIKPVGVDGKLLNLDFETGDLRDWKAWGRAFEGQPIKGDTVSPRRGDMKSAHQGNYWIGGFEKLGDDPKGTLTSAQFKVTHPWAGFLVAGGASPGTRVELVRADNQEIIFKTSGAESETLRPVVVDLQKQLGREIFIRVVDDLSGPWGHVNFDDFEFYAQRPKFDNEFDPLKIASEAPPADIFKFAGVSPEKAAEIMTLPPGFKATLFAGEPDVQQPIAFAMDHRGRLWVAEGFTYPIRHGKPQDNHSEGADHSKPTPEQLKDIFGGDDRILVLEDTNGDGKFDRRTVFLEHLNLVSGLEFGFGGVWIGAAPYLMFVPIQDGDAPKPAGDPQILLDGWNYNADTHETLNTFTWGPDGWLYGCHGVFCPSFVSKPGTPQKERQRMDAGVWRYHPTKRVFEVFAEGTSNPWGVDFDEYGQCFIEACVIPHLWHMIQGGRFERQGGQHFNINREETLAHAGYHSDANQWFVNPFIYDDIKTIADHLHYAGTKGPHAGNGRSAAAGGGHAHAGMMVYLGDSWPEQYRGKLFMNNIHGACINMDVPERQGSGFVGHHAPNFIDFNDQWSQVLNLQYDQNGSVYMIDWYDKNQCHHTNPEGHDRSNGRIFKIVYGDTKWTPVNLEKLSDTELVKLVPSNNEWMSRHARRVLQERFDRDAFPPFRDSKLSASKTEEIAQARFAPVRDTLVQLARNGSSTEARLRALWALHVTTSVGQLGFDLLGDANEWLRGWTIQVLSETNEELLSQGLRQVMIDPGFRKHLLKELVRLAHANKSPVVRLYLASALQRIPVEQRWDVLNELVQHAEDATDHNLPLMYWYAAEPAVGTDSVKAIALLKKCKIPIVREFIARRLATTSLKTVASN
- a CDS encoding c-type cytochrome, whose protein sequence is MSHHRILSLLICLLLLFDGTVARPQNTPDPLPSLVKVLGETGDTRAQLDILRGLSAAFKGQRHVPMPKGWERLETKLDRSANADVRALAQSLSLTFGSVKALAALRKTLADPSADLAARQTALDSLLGAKDAGLPELLFGLLKNGDLRGAAIRGLAAYNDPNTPGAILEQFNSFDNGEQRDALNTLSSRAAFAKPMLEALGDGKIPRNALTAEIIRQLHNLKNAGIDRQLENVYGTVRESSADKKKEIERYKRIYWAGGSQQGDASRGRAMFARTCQQCHTLFDTGGKVGPDLTGSNRGDLDYILQNIIDPNAVIPNEYRASTIEMKDGRSITGIVKQQDGKSMTIATQNETLVLPRDEIQSVQQSELSMMPEGLLAPLQDQEVRDLLYYLSRPGQVPLPQESVAK
- a CDS encoding nucleoside monophosphate kinase, whose translation is MIATRDRTAWLAGGNARCAVPARRQSRPKHLVLLGAPGVGKGTQAELLCERLGACHLSTGDVFRAARCGGSREPGPAMMAALEYMRRGDLVPDEIVLNMVRDRTRCLRCQGGFLLDGFPRTVTQAESLARILGAQNVALEAVLSYELPLEEVVSRLSGRRACPDCKASFHVVALPPRVVGVCDHCGGKLYQREDDQPDAIRVRLQVYEKSTAPLTDFYRREGLLVVISAADSPEETFRRTLVALNGKAQAT
- a CDS encoding PIG-L family deacetylase → MKPLSRRKILSAGGMLAATAVVGLPAGALTGESQERSTSRLKVVVTGGHPGDPEYGCGGTISRLTELGHEAVLLYLNQGEPVESAARMTGYRMEEAKKACEILKARPAYVGQIDGNAVVDRSHYNQFLEILEKENPNAVFTHWPIDNHADHRAMSMLVYDAWLHMQKKFSLFYYEVSNGEDTQQFAPSDYVDISATESKKRLACYAHASQAPDRFYALQDAVARWRGVESGHARAEAFIRHVQSPRFALPA